Proteins co-encoded in one Tursiops truncatus isolate mTurTru1 chromosome 17, mTurTru1.mat.Y, whole genome shotgun sequence genomic window:
- the ZFP41 gene encoding zinc finger protein 41 homolog: MEKPTGKKKKAQTPEEEVRVQKDTPKEDKASRKKKPNQRSTLAKKHSKEPSLSREDEEHMFEAFSATFKDDFEGVPVFTPFQRKKPYECSECGRIFKHKTDHVRHQRVHTGEKPFQCAQCGKTFRHSSDVTKHRRIHTGEKPFKCSECGKAFNCGSNLLKHQKTHTGEKPYECKECGKTFAYSSCLIRHRKRHPRKKH; the protein is encoded by the coding sequence ATGGAAAAGCccacaggcaaaaaaaagaaGGCACAGACCCCAGAGGAAGAAGTACGTGTTCAGAAGGACACTCCCAAGGAAGATAAAGCATCTAGGAAAAAGAAGCCAAACCAGAGATCCACTTTGGCCAAAAAGCACAGTAAGGAACCCAGCCTGAGTCGTGAGGACGAGGAACACATGTTTGAGGCCTTCAGTGCTACATTTAAAGATGACTTTGAGGGGGTTCCTGTGTTCACTCCCTTCCAGAGGAAGAAGCCCTACGAATGCAGCGAATGTGGGCGCATCTTCAAGCACAAGACGGATCACGTTCGCCACCAGAGagtccacactggagagaagcccttCCAGTGCGCCCAGTGCGGGAAGACATTCAGGCACAGCTCCGACGTGACCAAGCACCGGAGGATTCACACCGGAGAAAAGCCCTTTAAGTGCAGTGAGTGCGGCAAAGCCTTTAACTGTGGCTCAAATCTCCTAAAACATCAGAAAACCCACACCGGAGAGAAGCCGTacgaatgtaaggaatgtgggaaaacctTTGCCTACAGCTCATGTCTTATTCGCCATCGGAAACGTCACCCACGGAAGAAGCACTGA